From Falsiruegeria litorea R37, the proteins below share one genomic window:
- a CDS encoding formate--tetrahydrofolate ligase — MSYKSDIEIAREANKKPIQEIGAKIGISSDDLLPYGHDKAKVSQDFINSVQSKEDGKLILVTAINPTPAGEGKTTTTVGLGDGLNRIGKNAMICIREASLGPNFGMKGGAAGGGYAQVVPMEEMNLHFTGDFHAITSAHSLLSAMIDNHIYWGNEAEIDTRRVAWRRVVDMNDRALRQITASLGGVSNGFPREAGFDITVASEVMAILCLANDLKDLEKRLGDIIVAYRRDKTPVYCRDIKAEGAMTVLLKDAMQPNLVQTLENNPAFVHGGPFANIAHGCNSVIATKTALKVADYVVTEAGFGADLGAEKFMNIKCRKAGIAPSAVVLVATVRAMKMNGGVAKADLGAENVAAVNNGCANLGRHIENLKSFGVPVVVAINHFVTDTDAEVDAVKAYAETHGVEAVLSRHWELGSEGSAPLAEKVVEIVESGTANFAPIYPDDMSLFDKIDTIAKRIYRADEVLADNKIRNQLKEWEAAGYGNLPVCMAKTQYSFSTDPSLRGAPVGHSVPVREVRLSAGAGFIVAVCGEIMTMPGLPRKPAAETICLNDAGEIEGLF, encoded by the coding sequence ATGAGCTACAAATCCGACATCGAAATCGCCCGCGAGGCGAACAAGAAACCCATTCAGGAAATTGGCGCCAAGATCGGCATTTCCTCGGATGATCTGCTGCCCTACGGCCACGACAAGGCCAAGGTGAGCCAGGACTTCATCAACTCTGTGCAGTCCAAAGAGGACGGCAAGCTGATCCTGGTGACCGCGATCAACCCGACGCCTGCGGGCGAAGGCAAGACCACCACCACCGTGGGTCTGGGCGATGGCCTGAACCGCATTGGCAAGAACGCGATGATCTGTATCCGCGAGGCGTCTTTGGGCCCGAACTTCGGCATGAAGGGCGGCGCTGCAGGGGGCGGTTACGCGCAAGTGGTGCCGATGGAGGAGATGAACCTCCACTTCACCGGCGACTTCCACGCCATCACCAGCGCTCACTCACTGCTGAGCGCGATGATCGACAACCACATTTACTGGGGCAATGAGGCCGAGATCGACACCCGCCGCGTCGCATGGCGTCGCGTGGTCGACATGAACGACCGCGCTCTGCGCCAGATCACTGCCAGCTTGGGTGGTGTTTCCAACGGTTTCCCGCGTGAAGCAGGCTTTGACATCACCGTGGCCTCCGAGGTCATGGCGATCCTGTGCCTAGCGAACGACCTGAAGGACCTGGAAAAGCGTCTGGGCGACATCATCGTGGCCTACCGCCGCGACAAGACCCCTGTCTACTGCCGCGACATCAAGGCCGAAGGCGCAATGACCGTCCTGCTCAAGGACGCGATGCAGCCGAACCTTGTGCAGACCCTGGAAAACAACCCGGCCTTTGTACACGGCGGACCCTTCGCCAACATCGCGCACGGCTGTAACTCGGTCATCGCGACCAAGACCGCGCTGAAAGTGGCCGACTATGTGGTGACCGAGGCTGGCTTTGGTGCCGACCTGGGTGCCGAGAAGTTCATGAACATCAAGTGCCGCAAGGCAGGCATCGCACCGTCCGCGGTTGTGCTGGTTGCCACCGTGCGCGCGATGAAGATGAACGGCGGCGTTGCCAAGGCCGATCTGGGCGCGGAAAACGTCGCAGCCGTGAACAACGGCTGTGCCAACCTTGGCCGCCACATCGAAAACCTCAAATCCTTCGGTGTGCCGGTTGTGGTCGCGATCAACCACTTTGTCACCGACACCGACGCCGAAGTTGATGCGGTCAAAGCCTATGCCGAGACCCATGGTGTCGAGGCGGTTCTGTCGCGTCACTGGGAGCTGGGTTCGGAAGGGTCCGCTCCGCTGGCCGAAAAGGTCGTGGAGATCGTCGAAAGCGGTACTGCCAACTTTGCGCCGATCTACCCCGACGACATGTCGTTGTTCGACAAGATCGACACAATCGCCAAGCGCATCTACCGCGCGGACGAGGTGCTGGCCGACAACAAGATCCGCAACCAGCTGAAGGAATGGGAAGCGGCCGGATACGGCAACCTGCCGGTCTGCATGGCCAAGACGCAATATTCCTTCTCAACCGATCCGAGCTTGCGCGGCGCGCCCGTGGGCCATTCGGTTCCCGTGCGTGAGGTTCGCCTGTCTGCGGGTGCCGGCTTCATCGTTGCTGTCTGTGGCGAGATCATGACCATGCCCGGTCTGCCGCGCAAACCGGCCGCCGAAACCATCTGCCTCAATGACGCAGGTGAGATCGAGGGCTTGTTCTAA
- a CDS encoding chorismate mutase has protein sequence MPSLTPPTDCASMQALRVEIDKLDRHLIDLLVTRSGYIDRAAELKPGEALPARIPARVEEVVQNVRATARDRGMDPDLAEQLWRILIDWSIAREERVIGVD, from the coding sequence ATGCCCTCTTTGACACCGCCAACCGATTGCGCCTCGATGCAGGCGCTGCGCGTCGAGATCGACAAGCTGGACCGACACCTGATCGACTTGTTGGTCACCCGTTCCGGATACATCGACCGCGCCGCCGAGCTGAAACCGGGCGAAGCCTTGCCCGCACGCATTCCGGCTCGTGTCGAAGAAGTGGTTCAGAACGTCCGCGCCACGGCCCGGGACAGGGGGATGGACCCCGACTTGGCTGAACAGCTGTGGCGCATTCTGATTGACTGGTCGATCGCACGCGAGGAACGTGTGATCGGCGTGGATTGA
- the folD gene encoding bifunctional methylenetetrahydrofolate dehydrogenase/methenyltetrahydrofolate cyclohydrolase FolD, with the protein MVAQVIDGKAFAANVRGQVAEHVAKLKEENGITPGLAVVLVGEDPASQVYVRSKGKQTVEVGMNSYEHKLDVDTSEADLLALIDKLNTDPAVHGILVQLPLPKHLNEDLVINSIDPAKDVDGFHISNVGLLGTGQKSMVPCTPLGCLMMLRDHHGSLSGMDAVVVGRSNIVGKPMAQLLLGDSCTVTIAHSRTKDLPDVVRRADIVVAAVGRPEMVPGDWIKEGATVIDVGINRIDAPEKGEGKTRLVGDVHYESAAARAGAITPVPGGVGPMTIACLLANTLTACCRANGLQEPEGLTA; encoded by the coding sequence ATGGTAGCGCAGGTTATCGACGGCAAGGCGTTTGCAGCCAATGTGCGGGGCCAGGTGGCCGAGCACGTGGCCAAACTGAAAGAGGAAAACGGCATCACCCCCGGTCTGGCGGTGGTTCTGGTGGGCGAGGATCCGGCAAGCCAGGTCTATGTCCGTTCCAAGGGCAAGCAGACCGTCGAGGTCGGCATGAACAGCTACGAGCACAAGCTGGATGTGGATACCTCCGAGGCGGACCTGCTGGCGCTGATCGACAAGCTGAACACTGACCCGGCGGTGCATGGCATTCTGGTGCAGCTGCCGCTGCCCAAGCACCTGAACGAGGATCTGGTGATCAACTCCATCGACCCGGCCAAGGACGTCGACGGTTTCCACATCTCGAACGTGGGCCTGCTGGGCACCGGTCAGAAATCGATGGTGCCCTGCACCCCGTTGGGCTGCCTGATGATGCTGCGCGACCACCACGGGAGCCTCTCGGGCATGGACGCCGTGGTTGTTGGTCGTTCGAACATCGTGGGCAAGCCGATGGCGCAACTGCTGCTGGGTGACAGCTGCACCGTGACCATCGCGCATTCGCGCACCAAGGACCTGCCTGATGTTGTCCGCCGCGCCGACATTGTGGTCGCTGCCGTTGGCCGCCCTGAAATGGTGCCGGGTGATTGGATCAAGGAAGGTGCGACCGTCATCGACGTGGGCATCAACCGCATCGACGCCCCCGAAAAGGGCGAAGGCAAAACGCGCTTGGTTGGCGACGTACATTACGAAAGCGCCGCTGCCCGCGCGGGTGCGATCACCCCGGTTCCCGGTGGCGTCGGCCCGATGACCATCGCCTGCCTGCTGGCCAACACGCTGACTGCTTGCTGCCGCGCCAACGGCCTGCAGGAACCGGAAGGCCTGACTGCTTGA
- a CDS encoding PaaI family thioesterase, with protein sequence MDTLGARLEKIEDGHIEISAPIVPEFTQQQGHAHAALSFALGDTAAGYAALTCAPANHEVVTAEIKINLLAPGRGDRLKAIGRVLKPGRRLIVVAADVYAISDGAETHVAALQGTIVPVPV encoded by the coding sequence ATGGACACTCTGGGAGCGCGGCTTGAGAAGATTGAAGATGGCCACATCGAGATTTCGGCACCAATTGTCCCTGAGTTTACGCAACAACAAGGCCATGCGCATGCCGCGTTGAGTTTTGCCTTGGGAGACACCGCAGCAGGCTATGCTGCTTTGACGTGCGCCCCCGCCAATCACGAAGTTGTGACCGCCGAAATCAAGATCAACCTGCTGGCCCCGGGTCGTGGGGATCGCTTGAAGGCAATCGGCCGGGTGTTGAAACCCGGCCGACGTCTGATTGTTGTGGCGGCTGACGTTTATGCCATCAGCGATGGAGCCGAAACACACGTGGCGGCCCTGCAGGGCACCATTGTTCCGGTCCCCGTCTAG
- a CDS encoding LytTR family DNA-binding domain-containing protein, whose product MRDVATVALVTVLFTPVLWALIWLTALPETKEVPDLTTMLQYGTIFASGLLVLRRSFPGLDSQAPKEEEQIIQPRLYRRLPEGFEGPILRLTVHDHSVDVVTMDEVITIRSRFADAIDEMEPVLGYCTHRSHWVTREAIESVERTGGRIYIRLINGDQVPVSRKYKPKLEEAGIV is encoded by the coding sequence GTGCGCGATGTGGCCACGGTGGCTTTGGTGACGGTTTTGTTCACCCCAGTTTTATGGGCGTTGATATGGCTGACGGCGTTGCCCGAAACCAAAGAGGTGCCAGATCTGACGACGATGCTGCAATATGGAACGATCTTTGCCAGTGGATTGCTGGTGCTGCGTCGCAGTTTCCCGGGGCTGGACAGCCAAGCCCCAAAGGAAGAAGAGCAGATTATTCAGCCGCGTCTGTATCGCCGTTTGCCCGAAGGCTTCGAAGGGCCGATTTTGCGGCTCACGGTACACGACCACAGTGTTGATGTGGTCACGATGGATGAGGTGATCACGATCCGGTCGCGGTTTGCCGACGCCATTGATGAGATGGAGCCTGTCTTGGGGTATTGCACGCACAGGTCGCATTGGGTCACGCGTGAGGCCATCGAAAGCGTGGAACGCACCGGTGGACGCATCTACATCAGGCTGATCAACGGCGATCAGGTGCCCGTCAGTCGCAAGTATAAACCCAAGTTGGAAGAGGCCGGGATCGTCTGA
- the pdeM gene encoding ligase-associated DNA damage response endonuclease PdeM: MNGLNFTFREIQLTALESGALWWPEQSVLSVSDLHLGKSERFARLGRGTLPPYETQDTLTRLARDLEHTQVTTVICLGDSFDDTQAAQSIGEDNALWIAKLQAGRQWYWIEGNHDPGPVELGGSHVAELFLDGLTFRHIAKPDSSGEVSGHYHPKARIRMRGRTLTRPAFLMDEVRIIQPAYGTYTGGLRSEDAPLCDLMSPLAQAILVGPTPCLVPMPR, encoded by the coding sequence ATGAACGGTTTGAATTTCACCTTTCGCGAGATCCAACTGACGGCGCTGGAAAGCGGTGCTTTGTGGTGGCCCGAGCAAAGCGTTCTGTCGGTGTCGGATCTACATCTTGGGAAGTCAGAGCGGTTTGCACGTTTGGGCCGCGGCACCCTACCGCCCTATGAAACCCAGGACACTCTGACCCGCCTGGCCCGAGATCTGGAGCATACACAGGTCACAACCGTGATCTGCCTGGGCGACAGTTTTGACGACACCCAGGCCGCCCAATCCATTGGCGAGGACAACGCCCTGTGGATTGCCAAGCTCCAGGCCGGGCGGCAGTGGTATTGGATCGAAGGCAACCATGACCCCGGCCCGGTGGAATTGGGCGGCAGCCACGTGGCAGAGCTGTTCCTGGACGGGCTGACCTTTCGCCACATCGCCAAACCTGACTCATCCGGCGAGGTGTCCGGCCACTATCACCCCAAGGCGCGGATCAGGATGCGGGGCCGCACGCTAACACGTCCGGCGTTCCTGATGGATGAGGTTCGGATCATTCAACCCGCGTATGGCACCTATACCGGCGGGCTGCGCAGCGAAGACGCGCCGCTTTGCGATCTGATGAGCCCCCTGGCACAGGCCATCTTGGTTGGTCCGACGCCTTGCCTTGTCCCGATGCCACGTTGA
- a CDS encoding ligase-associated DNA damage response DEXH box helicase produces the protein MAHLPAQITDWFSTRGWSIHPHQYAMLDRAQDPATLLIAPTGSGKTMAGFLPTLAELAEGTHEGLHTLYVSPLKALAADIKRNLRAPVEDIDLPIRIEDRTGDTTSTQKKRQRADPPHILLTTPESLALLTSYEDAPRMFAGLQRVVVDEIHALAESKRGDQLMLALARLQTFCPGLRRVGLSATVEDPQAIARFLACHPDPCNIVLADPGPDPDIAMLETEETPPWAGGGAAYAIPAVMEQIKAHKTTLIFHNTRAQAEIFFHNLWLANENALPIGIHHGSLDRQQRERVEAAMVRGDLRAIVCTGSLDLGIDWGDVDLVIQIGAPKNVKRLVQRIGRANHQYNAPSKALLVPANRFEVVECVAALEAVKAHALDGDPRGDGPRDVLCQHILVAAAAGPFVADDLYAEMSSAGPYAGLSRDAFDACLDFCATGGYALRAYDRWQRLMQRPDGSWQLRDPRAAARIRMNMGTIQDTDTLKVRLKRNRGGKPLGEVEEAFAASLTPGDTFLIGGQIVRYEGLREMTVEVSRNAAKKPKIATFSGTKFATSTQLSNRILDMFAQVTWPQLPRHTAEWLALQRHVSTLPERGRLLIESFPHDGREHACIYGFSGRNAQQTLGLLVTKRMEELGLHPLGFVATDYATLIWGLDPLTEPAPLFQIDALRDGLDTWLAGNAVMKRTFRGCATIAGLIERNTPSARKSGRQATFSSDILYDTLLKYDPDHLLMKITRDEAMRGLVDFGRIEEMIARVGTRIDLRRLERVSPLAAPLLLEVGKVPVKGSAEEKLLQEESTRLMEASGLAQVSER, from the coding sequence ATGGCCCACCTCCCCGCCCAGATCACAGATTGGTTTTCCACCCGGGGCTGGTCGATCCACCCGCACCAGTACGCCATGCTCGACCGGGCGCAGGACCCCGCGACCCTGCTGATTGCACCCACCGGCAGCGGCAAGACCATGGCCGGTTTTCTGCCCACATTGGCAGAACTGGCAGAGGGCACGCATGAGGGCCTGCATACGCTCTATGTCTCACCGCTCAAGGCGTTGGCGGCGGACATCAAACGCAATCTGCGCGCGCCGGTAGAGGACATTGACCTGCCCATCCGGATCGAAGATCGCACCGGCGATACCACTTCCACGCAGAAAAAACGACAACGCGCAGACCCGCCGCATATCCTTCTGACCACCCCAGAGAGCCTGGCGCTTCTTACTTCATACGAAGACGCACCGCGGATGTTCGCAGGACTGCAGCGTGTGGTCGTGGATGAGATCCACGCATTGGCTGAAAGCAAACGGGGCGATCAGCTGATGCTGGCGCTGGCACGATTGCAGACGTTCTGCCCCGGTCTGCGGCGCGTGGGCCTATCGGCGACGGTCGAAGACCCGCAGGCCATCGCGCGCTTTCTGGCCTGCCACCCGGACCCTTGCAACATCGTGCTGGCCGATCCCGGCCCGGACCCCGACATCGCAATGCTAGAAACCGAGGAAACGCCCCCCTGGGCGGGGGGAGGCGCGGCCTATGCCATTCCCGCCGTGATGGAGCAGATCAAGGCGCATAAGACCACGCTGATCTTTCACAACACCCGTGCGCAGGCCGAGATTTTCTTTCACAACCTGTGGCTTGCCAATGAAAACGCCCTGCCCATCGGCATCCACCACGGCTCGCTCGACCGGCAACAGCGCGAGCGGGTCGAAGCCGCCATGGTGCGCGGAGATCTGCGCGCCATCGTCTGCACCGGGAGCCTTGATCTGGGTATCGATTGGGGGGATGTGGATTTGGTGATCCAGATCGGCGCGCCCAAAAACGTCAAGCGCCTGGTACAGCGTATCGGGCGCGCCAATCACCAGTACAACGCCCCGTCCAAAGCTCTGCTGGTACCCGCAAACCGCTTTGAAGTGGTGGAATGTGTGGCCGCGCTGGAGGCGGTCAAAGCCCATGCACTTGATGGTGATCCACGCGGCGACGGCCCCCGTGACGTGCTTTGCCAGCACATCCTAGTCGCCGCGGCAGCCGGGCCTTTTGTGGCCGACGACCTTTATGCCGAAATGTCATCCGCCGGTCCGTATGCCGGGCTTAGCCGCGATGCTTTCGACGCCTGCCTCGATTTTTGCGCCACTGGCGGCTACGCGCTGCGGGCCTATGACCGCTGGCAGCGGCTGATGCAGCGCCCAGACGGGTCGTGGCAACTGCGTGACCCGCGCGCAGCTGCGCGCATCCGGATGAACATGGGCACGATCCAGGACACCGATACGCTCAAGGTTCGGCTGAAACGGAACCGGGGTGGCAAGCCGCTGGGAGAGGTTGAAGAGGCTTTTGCCGCCTCGCTCACCCCCGGCGACACTTTTCTGATCGGCGGCCAGATCGTGCGCTATGAGGGGTTGCGCGAAATGACGGTCGAAGTGTCGCGCAATGCGGCCAAGAAACCAAAGATCGCAACGTTCTCGGGCACCAAGTTTGCCACCTCCACCCAGTTGAGCAACCGCATTCTCGACATGTTCGCCCAGGTTACCTGGCCACAACTGCCACGACATACCGCCGAGTGGCTGGCCTTGCAGCGTCATGTGTCAACCCTGCCCGAGCGGGGTCGGTTGCTGATCGAGAGCTTTCCACATGATGGGCGAGAGCACGCCTGCATCTATGGGTTCTCGGGCCGCAACGCACAGCAGACGCTTGGCCTGCTGGTGACCAAAAGGATGGAGGAGTTGGGACTGCACCCGCTTGGCTTTGTCGCCACGGATTATGCCACGCTGATCTGGGGGTTGGATCCGCTCACCGAACCCGCCCCTTTGTTCCAGATCGACGCCCTGCGCGACGGGCTGGACACCTGGCTGGCAGGAAACGCCGTCATGAAACGCACCTTTCGGGGCTGCGCCACGATCGCGGGGCTGATCGAACGCAACACGCCCTCGGCTCGCAAAAGCGGGCGACAGGCCACGTTTTCGTCGGACATCTTGTATGACACGCTGCTGAAATACGACCCCGATCACCTGCTGATGAAAATCACTCGGGACGAGGCGATGCGGGGTCTGGTCGATTTTGGGCGGATCGAAGAGATGATCGCCCGTGTCGGCACACGGATTGACCTCAGGCGCCTGGAGCGCGTGTCGCCGCTTGCGGCTCCACTGCTTCTTGAGGTGGGCAAGGTCCCGGTCAAGGGATCGGCCGAGGAGAAGCTGTTGCAGGAAGAAAGCACACGACTGATGGAGGCCTCGGGATTAGCGCAGGTTTCAGAGCGATAG
- a CDS encoding ATPase, whose protein sequence is MNMQPTSVIAPPAPKGLGDMQLPLVMMRDILLKTLFRKNLDMVTEIAEAICLPLSVTQELVDMAREQKLLEATGTLNANNGNEMGYQLTDAGRARALDALSQSEYFGAMPVPLDVYREQVKRQSIRNIQVTRTQLTNAMGHLVLPDSLLDHLGPAVSAGRSILMYGPPGNGKSSISNGIRDSLGDTVYVPRAIEYSGQVITVYDPIVHTAIEQEADDPTQLRRRKRFDSRYVQCERPTVVTGGELSLSMLDLVYNPTARTYQAPLQLKSTGGIFIVDDLGRQAEPPQALINRWIVPLEEGKDILGLQSGEKFEVPFDTLVIFSTNFHPNEIFDQAALRRIFFKIKIDGPNQENFLKIFALVARKKGIPLDEGALVHLLKVKYPTIDNTYANYQPVFLIDQMIAICEFEGIPYQMTPELIDRAWANMFVKDETIVK, encoded by the coding sequence ATGAACATGCAGCCCACCTCGGTCATTGCCCCCCCTGCCCCCAAAGGCTTGGGCGATATGCAGCTTCCCCTCGTCATGATGCGGGACATTTTGCTCAAGACCCTGTTTCGCAAGAACCTGGACATGGTGACCGAGATTGCCGAAGCGATCTGTCTGCCCCTTTCCGTCACCCAAGAGCTGGTCGATATGGCGCGCGAGCAGAAGCTGCTCGAGGCGACCGGGACGCTCAACGCAAACAACGGCAACGAGATGGGCTACCAGCTGACCGATGCGGGCAGAGCCCGCGCGCTGGATGCACTCAGCCAGTCGGAATACTTCGGCGCCATGCCCGTGCCGCTGGATGTTTACCGCGAGCAGGTCAAGCGCCAATCGATCCGCAACATTCAGGTGACGCGCACGCAGCTGACCAATGCCATGGGGCATCTGGTGCTGCCCGACAGCCTGCTGGATCATCTGGGCCCGGCGGTCAGCGCCGGTCGCTCGATCCTGATGTACGGCCCTCCGGGCAATGGCAAATCCTCGATCTCAAACGGGATCCGCGACTCACTTGGCGATACGGTCTATGTGCCGCGCGCCATAGAATACTCGGGCCAGGTCATCACCGTCTACGACCCCATCGTACACACCGCGATCGAGCAAGAGGCAGATGACCCGACCCAATTGCGCCGTCGCAAGCGGTTCGACTCGCGCTACGTGCAATGTGAGCGGCCCACGGTGGTCACGGGCGGCGAGCTGTCGCTGTCGATGCTGGATCTGGTCTACAACCCGACCGCGCGCACCTATCAGGCGCCGCTGCAGCTGAAATCCACCGGCGGTATCTTCATCGTCGACGACCTTGGCCGTCAGGCGGAACCGCCACAGGCGCTGATCAACCGCTGGATCGTTCCCCTCGAAGAAGGCAAGGACATTCTGGGCCTCCAGTCGGGTGAAAAATTCGAAGTTCCCTTTGACACGCTGGTGATCTTCTCAACCAACTTTCACCCCAACGAGATCTTTGACCAGGCGGCCCTGCGCCGGATCTTTTTCAAGATCAAGATTGACGGGCCGAACCAAGAAAACTTCCTGAAGATCTTTGCGCTGGTGGCCCGCAAAAAGGGCATCCCATTGGACGAAGGCGCCCTGGTGCATCTGCTCAAGGTAAAATATCCCACCATCGACAACACCTACGCCAACTATCAGCCGGTGTTCCTGATCGACCAGATGATCGCGATCTGCGAGTTCGAAGGCATCCCCTATCAGATGACCCCCGAATTGATCGACCGCGCTTGGGCCAACATGTTCGTCAAGGACGAGACGATCGTGAAATAA
- a CDS encoding prepilin peptidase: MALTAYAAWWFLPFVLPICLYVALTDLREMRITNKSVTALFFVYVIVGLFALPLTDPWQVGFVGPFAVELPLYVWQFFQLIVVLLLGMVLNMIGAVGAGDAKFAAAAAPFIAAGDARVLVALFAANLLAAWSTHKIAKFTPLRSLAPNWQSWTMGLEFPMGLALGGTLGLYLILGTIYGS; this comes from the coding sequence ATGGCACTGACGGCCTATGCGGCATGGTGGTTTCTGCCTTTCGTCCTTCCAATCTGCCTGTATGTGGCGCTGACAGATTTGCGTGAGATGCGGATCACCAACAAGTCCGTAACCGCCTTGTTCTTTGTCTATGTGATCGTGGGCCTCTTTGCTCTGCCCTTGACCGATCCCTGGCAGGTCGGCTTCGTCGGCCCCTTTGCCGTTGAGCTGCCTCTTTATGTTTGGCAGTTCTTTCAACTGATCGTCGTGCTGCTGTTGGGCATGGTGCTCAACATGATTGGCGCCGTTGGGGCGGGCGACGCAAAGTTTGCCGCCGCTGCAGCACCCTTTATCGCAGCCGGAGATGCCCGGGTGCTCGTCGCGCTCTTTGCCGCCAACTTGCTGGCGGCCTGGTCGACCCACAAGATCGCAAAGTTCACCCCGCTGCGCAGTCTTGCCCCCAATTGGCAAAGCTGGACCATGGGGTTGGAGTTCCCGATGGGCCTTGCCCTGGGTGGAACCCTGGGCCTGTATCTGATCCTTGGCACCATCTACGGCAGCTAA
- a CDS encoding tetratricopeptide repeat protein: protein MRHLILIPAMLVSGLALSACSESGDETVERAFQDVNVVDEADLNDVMLTVADPNEAVDYFARASKSNPDRIDLQRGLAKSLVRAKRNTEGVTAWTRVSRMDGASPDDSVDLADALIRTGDWAGAEKLLDTVPPTHETFKRYRLEAMVADANREWDRADTFYETAVGLTTRPASVMNNWGYSKLTRGDYAEAERLFGDAIRQDQTLFTAKNNLILARGAQRNYTLPVIPMDQMERAQLLHTMALSAVKQGDVTTGKGLLREAIATHPQHFEAAVRSLRALES, encoded by the coding sequence ATGCGCCACCTCATCTTGATTCCGGCGATGCTGGTCAGTGGCCTGGCTCTTTCGGCATGTTCCGAGAGCGGGGATGAAACCGTTGAACGCGCGTTTCAGGACGTCAATGTCGTCGACGAAGCAGACCTGAACGACGTGATGTTGACAGTGGCTGATCCCAATGAGGCGGTCGATTATTTTGCGCGCGCATCCAAGTCCAACCCCGATCGGATCGACCTGCAACGTGGTTTGGCCAAATCCTTGGTCCGCGCCAAACGCAACACCGAAGGTGTCACCGCATGGACCCGTGTTTCGCGCATGGACGGTGCAAGCCCCGATGACTCTGTCGACTTGGCCGACGCGCTGATCCGCACCGGCGATTGGGCGGGTGCCGAAAAGCTGCTCGATACCGTGCCGCCCACCCATGAGACGTTCAAGCGTTACCGGCTCGAAGCGATGGTGGCCGATGCGAACCGCGAATGGGACCGCGCCGACACGTTTTATGAAACCGCCGTTGGCCTGACGACGCGCCCTGCAAGCGTGATGAACAACTGGGGCTACTCCAAGCTGACCCGTGGTGATTATGCCGAGGCCGAGCGCCTGTTTGGCGACGCGATCCGTCAGGATCAAACGCTGTTCACTGCCAAGAACAACCTTATTCTCGCCCGTGGCGCACAGCGCAACTATACCCTGCCCGTCATCCCGATGGACCAGATGGAGCGCGCACAGCTTTTGCACACCATGGCTCTGTCCGCAGTGAAGCAGGGTGACGTGACCACCGGCAAGGGCCTGTTGCGTGAAGCCATCGCAACCCACCCGCAGCACTTTGAAGCCGCGGTTCGATCCCTGCGGGCGCTTGAAAGCTGA
- a CDS encoding tetratricopeptide repeat protein, producing MKTTAPIKRTALAIVAAATVAACTSNSLEELPDGPFPPGVDHKQEAVSGVEVGQRLLNAGEYELALGAFTRAALDQGMTTEILTGLGTANLGLGRLGQSEEMLRRAVEEAPDWPEAWNNLGVVLMERGELAEATGIFRKAFALDNGESDSIRDNLRIALAKSENPDNNAGQQQEYKLVQRGQGEFQIRKTP from the coding sequence GTGAAGACGACCGCCCCCATCAAAAGAACAGCTTTGGCCATCGTTGCTGCCGCAACGGTGGCTGCTTGCACATCAAACAGTCTGGAAGAATTGCCTGACGGCCCCTTCCCCCCCGGTGTTGACCACAAACAAGAGGCGGTCAGCGGTGTCGAGGTGGGCCAGCGCTTGCTGAACGCCGGAGAATACGAACTGGCCCTGGGTGCCTTTACCCGCGCAGCGCTAGATCAGGGCATGACCACAGAAATCCTAACGGGATTGGGTACAGCCAATTTGGGTCTGGGCCGCCTGGGGCAATCCGAAGAAATGCTGCGCCGCGCCGTCGAAGAGGCCCCCGATTGGCCCGAAGCCTGGAACAATCTGGGTGTCGTGCTGATGGAAAGGGGAGAGTTGGCCGAAGCCACCGGGATTTTCCGCAAAGCTTTTGCCCTGGACAATGGCGAAAGTGACTCAATTCGGGATAATTTACGGATTGCACTCGCAAAATCCGAAAATCCTGATAATAATGCTGGACAACAACAAGAATATAAATTGGTGCAGCGGGGACAGGGCGAGTTCCAAATCCGCAAGACACCATGA